Genomic DNA from Actinomycetes bacterium:
TCGCCGACGAGGGTGTCGCGGCCGGTCCCGCGAGCCTGGCCGGGCTCGCCCTGGCCAAGGAGCTCGGGCACGTCGCGCCGGAGCCGGGCGCGTCGCCCGCGAAGGAGGGCTGAGGCGTGCAGCTGACCCCTGTGCTCTCCGCGCACTGGGACGAGCCCGATTCCTGGACGCTCGCCGCCTACCGCCGTCACGGCGGGTACGAGGCGCTGCGCAAGGCCCTCGGCATGCACCCCGACGAGATCATCCAGCTCGTCAAGGACTCCGGTCTGCGCGGCCGCGGTGGTGCCGGCTTCCCGACTGGGATGAAGTGGGGGTTCATCCCGCAAGGCGACGGCAAGCCCCACTACCTCGTGGTCAACGCCGACGAGTCCGAGCCGGGCACGTGCAAGGACATGCCGCTGCTCATGGCCAACCCGCACGCCCTCGTCGAGGGAGTGGTCATCGCCTCGTACGCCATCCGTGCGCGGCACGCGTTCATCTACGTCCGCGGCGAGGTGGTGCACATCGTCCGCCGCGTCCAGCAGGCGGTCGCCGACGCGCAGACTGCCGGATTCCTGGGCACGGACGTGCTCGGGTCCGGATACGACCTCGACATCACCGTGCACGCGGGGGCCGGCGCCTACATCTGCGGTGAGGAGACCGCCCTCCTCGACTCCCTCGAGGGCCGCCGCGGGCAGCCGCGCCTGCGCCCGCCGTTCCCGGCCATCGCCGGCCTGTACGCCAGCCCGACGGTCGTGAACAACGTCGAGTCGATCGCGAGCGTGCCGTCGATCGTCGCCAACGGCGCCGAGTGGTTCAAGAGCATGGGGACGGAGAAGTCCGCGGGGTACACGCTCTACTCGCTGTCCGGGCACGTGCAGCGGCCGGGGCAGTACGAAGCCCCGCTCGGCGTCACCCTGCGGGAGCTGCTGGACCTCGCGGGGGGCGTCCGCGAGGGACACGAGCTGAAGTTCTGGACCCCGGGTGGGTCCTCCACGCCGCTCCTGACGGCAGCGCACCTCGATGTCCCCCTCGACTACGAGGCAGTCGCCGCTGCCGGGTCCATGCTGGGCACGAAAGCGCTGCAGATCTTCGACGAGACCACCTCGGTCGTGCGCTGCGTCCTGCGCTGGACGGAGTTCTACAAGCACGAGTCGTGCGGCAAGTGCACGCCGTGTCGCGAAGGCACGTACTGGCTGGTGGACGTGCTCCGCCGCCTCGAGGCGGGCCAGGGCCACGAGGGAGACATCGAGCTGCTGCTGGACCTCTGCGACAACATTCTCGGAAAGGCGTTCTGCGCGCTCGGCGACGGTGCGACCAGCCCGATCACCTCCGCCATCGAGTTCTTCCGGGACGAGTTCGAGGCCGGGATGCACACGCCGGCCTGGGAGCTGTTCCCCTATGAGGCCGCCACCCTCTTCGCGGGAGCTCACGCCTGATGACCGTGACCACGACTGGTGGAGGTGTGCCAGTGGCCGCCGCCGACCTCGTCACCGTGACCATCGACGGGATCGAGACCTCCGTGCCCAAGGGCACGCTGGTCATCCGCGCAGCCGAGCAGATCGGGCTGGCCATCCCCCGCTTCTGCGACCATCCGCTGCTGGACCCCGTGGGCGCGTGCCGGCAGTGCCTGGTGGAGGTCGAGGGTCAGCGCAAGCCCCTCGCGTCGTGCACCACGACCGTCACCGACGGGATGGTGGTCCGCACCCAGCTCACGTCGGCCGCGGCGGACAAGGCGCAGCAGGGCGTGATGGAGCTGCTGCTCATCAACCATCCCCTCGACTGCCCGATCTGCGACAAGGGCGGGGAGTGCCCGCTGCAGAACCAGGCGATGTCCAACGGGCGCGGCGAGTCCCGCTTCGACGGACCCAAACGGACCTTCCCCAAGCCGCTGCCCATCTCCTCGCAGGTCCTGCTGGACCGGGAGCGCTGCATCTCGTGCGCCCGGTGCACGCGATTCTCGGCGCAGATCGCCGGCGACCCCTTCATCGAGCTGCTCGAGCGGGGTGCCGACCAGCAGGTCGGCACCGCCGAGGGCGCGCCGTTCGCGTCCTACTTCTCCGGCAACACGGTGCAGATCTGCCCGGTGGGGGCGCTGACTGGGGCGGCGTACCGCTTCCGCTCCCGCCCGTTCGACCTGGTGTCCGCGCACAGCGTCTGCGAGCACTGCGCCTCGGGCTGCGCCCTGCGTACGGACCACCGCCGCGGCGTGGTCCTGCGCCGGATGGCGGCCAACGACCCTGACGTCAACGAGGAGTGGAACTGCGACAAGGGCCGGTGGGCGTTCACCTATGCCGACGAGCAGTACCGCCTCGCCGCTCCACTCGTCCGTGACGAGTCCGGGTCACTGGTGGAGACGTCCTGGCCCGACGCGCTGGACGTCGCGGCCCGCGGCCTCGCCGCTGCCAGGGACGCCGGCGGTGTCGGCCTCCTGCCCGGCGGGCGGGTCAGCCTCGAGGACGCCTACGCGTGGTCGAAGTTCGCCCGGGTCGTCCTGGGCACCAACGACGTGGACTTCCGTGCCCGTGCGCACTCCGCCGAGGAGGCCGACTTCCTCGCGGCGCACGTCGCCGGACGTGGTGTCCAGCTCACCTACGCCGACCTCGAGAGCGCGCCGTTGGTCCTCCTCGTGGCCTTCGAGCCCGAGGAGGAGTCGCCCATCGTGTTCCTGCGGCTGCGCAAGACCGTCCGGCAGGGGCGTACGCGAGTCGCGAGCATCGCGGCGTACGCCTCGCGCGGGCTCGACAAGCTCTCCGGCCAGCTGCTCGCGTGCACGCCCGGGGGCGAGGCACACGTGCTCGAGGCCCTGTCCGGAGGCAGCACCGGTGGTGGACTCGACGAGGCCTGGGCCGAGGTCGCCGAGGCGCTGCGCGCGCCCGACGCCATCGTCGTCGCCGGCGAGCGGCTGGCCGCTGTCGCCGGCGGCCTCAGCGCGCTGTCCCGTCTGGCGAGGTCGACCGGCGCCCGGATCGCCTGGATGCCCCGTCGGGCGGGCGAGCGCGGCGCGGTGGAGGCGGGTGCCCTCCCCGGCCTGCTGCCCGGCGGTCGCCCCGTGGCCGACGCACAGGCCCGGGTCGATGCCGCCGCGGCCTGGGGGGTCCCGGCGCTGCCGAGCACGCCGGGGCGTGACACCAACGCGATCCTGCGCGCGGCGGCCGACGGGACCCTGAGCGGCCTCGTCGTCGGAGGCGTCGACCCCGTCGACGTCCCCGGGGACGCCCTGGCGGCGATCCGGGCCGCGGGCTTCGTGGTCAGCCTCGAGCTGCGCACGTCCGCGGTGACCGAGATCGCCGACGTCGTCCTTCCGGTCGCACCCGTCGCCGAGAAGGCCGGCACGTTCCTGGACTGGGAGGGACGCCCGCGCGCCTTCGGTCCCGCCCTCGACTCCTCTGCTCTCTCCGACGCCGAGGTGCTCTCCGCGCTGGCCGATGAGCTGGGCGCGCCCATCGGCCTGGGCACCGTCGAGGCGGTCCGGCGCGAGCTGGCCGAGCTCGAGCCGTGGGAGGGCGAGCGACCCACCGCCCCTGACCTCCCCGCGGGCGACGCCGCGCAGCCGGCGGCCGGCGAGGCCGTCCTCGCGACCTGGCGCCTGCTGCTCGACCGCGGCAGCCTCCAGGAGGGCGAGCCGCATCTCGCCGGCACCGCTCGTACGCCCGTCGCCCGCCTCTCGCCGGCGACGGCGTCGGAGATCGGCGCGGTCGACGGAGCGCCGCTCACGGTCTCCAGCGAGCGCGGTAGCGTCACCGTGCCCCTCTGTGTCACCTCGATGCCCGACCGGGTCGTCTGGCTCCCGGCGCACTCAGCCGGCTGCTCGGCGCAGGCCGACCTCGCGGCCGGAGCGGGCACGGTCGTCCGCATCGCCCCTGGGAGCAGCGCATGAGCCTCACCCTCGCCGCCGCAGCCCCCTATGCCCCGCCCCCGTTCGACGACCCCTGGTGGATCTCCCTCATCAAGGTGCTCGGCGTGTTCGTCCTGCTGGTCCTGCTCACGCTGTTCACGATCTGGGCGGAGCGCCGTGTCGTGGGGCGGATGCAGAACCGCATCGGTCCCAACCGGGTGGGCCCGGAGGGGCTCCTGCAGTCACTGATGGACGGGATCAAGCTGGCGCTCAAGGAGCAGATCCTCCCCAAGGCGGCGGACAACTGGGTCTATGTGCTGGCCCCGCTCATCGCGACCGGGACCGCCTTCCTGGCCTTCGGGGTCATCCCGCTCGGGCCTGAGGTCTCGATGTTCGGCCACGAGACGCCGCTGCAGGTGAGCGACTTCCCGATCGCGGTGCTCTATGTCGTAGCGGCCGCGTCCATCGGGATCTACGGCATCGTCCTCGGCGGGTGGTCCTCCGGCTCGACGTACCCGCTGCTGGGCGGGCTGCGCTCGAGCGCCCAGATGATCTCCTACGAGGTCGCGATGGGCCTGTCCTTCGTCGGCGTGTTCCTCTTCGCGGGCACCATGTCGACCTCCGGCATCGTCGCGGGCCAGCAGCACCTGTGGTACTGCCTGACGCTGGTGCCCTCGTTCGCGATCTACTGCATGTCGATGGTCGGGGAGACCAACCGCGCGCCCTTCGACCTGCCCGAGGCCGAGGGCGAGCTGGTCGGCGGCTTCCACACCGAGTACAGCTCGCTCACCTTCGCGCTGTTCTTCCTCGCGGAGTACGTCAACATGGTCACCGTCTCTGCGATGGCGACCACGCTCTTCCTCGGCGGCTGGCGCGCCCCTTGGCCGCTGTCGATCTGGTCCGGCGCGAACTCCGGGTGGGTGCCGCTCATCTGGTTCCTGGCCAAGGTCATGGTCTTCCTGTTCGTGTTCATCTGGCTGCGGGGAACCCTGCCTCGGCTGCGCTACGACCAGTTCATGCGGCTGGGCTGGAAGTTCCTCATCCCCGTCTCGTTGCTGTGGATCCTCGCCGTCGCGACCCTGCGTGCGGCGGACAACGAGGGAGCCACCCGCGGGCAGCGCATGGTCATCGGCGTCGGCCTGGTCGCCGTCTTCGCCATCCTGTCCATCGCGTGGAGCCTCGCCGCCGAGCGACGAATCCGTGACGAGGAGCGCGCGGAGGACGAGCGCCGCGCCGAGCGGGCAAGGAACCCGCGGTTCAAGGAGCACCCCACCCCACCCCTGCCGGGTGAGAGCGTCCGGGAGCCGGTCACGGTGCCCGCCGCTGGATGGCCCGGGGACGGCCACGACGACAGCGACGAGGAGACGCCATGAGCGTGCCCGGCCGCGGTTTCGGGGTCACCTTCGGGACGATGTTCAAGCACGTCGTCACCGAGCAGTACCCCGAGGAGAAGAAGGAGACCAAGCCGCGCTTCCACGGCCGTCACGTGCTGAACCGCCACCCTGACGGTCTCGAGAAGTGCATCGGCTGCGAGCTGTGCGCCTGGGCCTGCCCCGCCGACGCCATCTACGTCGAGGGCGCGGACAACACCGACGAGCCAGGCGGGCGCTTCTCCCCCGGCGAGCGCTACGCCCGGGTCTACCAGATCAACTACCTTCGCTGCATCTTCTGCGGGCTGTGCATCGAGGCGTGCCCGACGCGATCGCTGACCATGTCCAACGACTTCGAGCTGGCCGACGACAGCCGGGCCAAGCTCATCTACGAGAAGCAGGACCTGTTGGGTCCCCTCCTGCCTGGAATGCTCGAGGCCCCGCACCCGATGGTCCCCGGGACCACCGCGAAGGACTACTACGAGGGCAAGGTCACGCAAGCCGTCCCGGAGCAGGCGCCGGCCCTGGTGGCCGGCGAGGAGGCAGCGTCATGAGCGGCCTGCTGGCGATGTCGACCGTGCCCGGCGAGATCGCGTTCTGGATCCTCGCCATCGCGGCGGTCTTCGGCGCCCTGGCGATGCTGTGGAGCCGCAAGGCCGTTCACAGTGCCTTGTGGCTCGCCCTCACCATGATCAGCCTGGCGTTCATGTACATCCTCCAGGACGCGGTCTTCCTGGGCATCGTGCAGATCGTCGTCTACACCGGCGCCGTCATGATGCTGTTCCTCTTCGTGCTGATGCTCGTCGGTGTGGACTCGAGCGACTCCCTCGTCGAGACCCTCCCGCACCAGCGCATCGCCGCCGTTCTCGTCGGGCTCGGCTTCGGCCTCCTCCTGGTGATCGGGCTCGGCCACGCGACGCTTGGCTCGGCCGAGGGGCTCGGCCCCGCCAACGAGGCTCAGGGCGGCAACGTGCAGGGACTCGCGGTCCTCATCTTCAGCCGCTACGTCTGGGTGTTCGAGGTGACGTCCGCGCTGCTGATCGTCGCGGCGGTCGGCGCCATGGTGCTCGCGCACCGCGAGCGGCTGGCCGTCAGGGTGCGCCAGCGCGAGCTGTCCGAGCAGCGGGTGAGGACCGGGCGGCCGACCCCGCTCGCGGCTCCGGGCGTCTACGCGCGGCACAACGCTGTCGACACTCCGGGCCTCCTGCCCGACGGCTCGCCGTCACCGGAGTCCGTACCCGTCGTGCTGTCCGCCCGCCCGGTGCGCAAGCCCGCGGCGCTCGAGGGTGCCGGCGAGACGCTGGTCGCCGAGGCCGAGGGAGGCGAGTCGTGAGCCCGTACGCCTACCTCGTGGTCTCCGCGCTGCTGTTCACCATCGGCGGCGCGGGCGTGCTGCTCCGTCGCAACGCGATCGTCGTCTTCATGTGCGTCGAGCTGATGCTCAACGCCTGCAACCTGTCCTTCGTCACCTTCTCCCGCATGCGCGGCAACCTCGACGGTCAGGTGTTCGCGTTCTTCACCATGCTGGTCGCCGCAGCCGAGGTCGTCGTCGGGCTCGCGATCATCGTGACCATCTTCCGGACGCGACGCTCGGCCTCGGTCGACGACGCCAACCTGCTCAAGTACTGAGCCGATGGGGACCTCCGTGCACCTGAACCTCCTCGCCGAGGGGACCGAGCACACCGTGAGTGCCACGGGTGCCTTCTCCCTGACGTGGCTGCTCGTGGCGCTCCCCCTGCTCGGTGCCGCAGTGCTGCTCCTGGGTGGGCGGCGCACCGACCGCTTCGGCCACCTGCTCGGGTGCGCCACCGTGCTCGTGGCCTTCGTCATCGGCTGTGTCGAGTTCGCCGCCATGCTCGGACGCAGCTCCGGCGATCGCTCGGTGACCCAGCACCTCTACACCTGGATCCCGGTCGGGACGTTCCACGTCGACGTCGGCTTCACCCTCGACCAGCTGTCCATGGTCTTCGTGCTGCTCATCACCGGGGTGGGCTCGCTCATCCACATCTACTCGATCGGCTACATGGCCCACGACCCGGACCGGCGGCGTTTCTTCGCCTACCTGAACCTGTTCGTGGCCTCGATGCTCCTGCTCGTCCTGGCCGACAGCTACCTGACGCTGTACGTCGGGTGGGAGGGCGTGGGCCTTGCCTCCTACCTGCTCATCGGGTTCTGGAACGAGAACCCGACGTACGCCGCCGCGGCGAAGAAGGCGTTCGTCGTCAACCGGGTCGGTGACATGGGCCTGTCCATCGCGATCATGGTCATGTTCGCGACCTTCGGCACGGTGAGCATCGCGGGGGTGTCGGCCGGGGCGTCGCAGGCGACGAGCGGAGCACTTCTCGCGATGGGCTTGCTCCTCCTGCTCGGCGCGTGCGGCAAGTCCGCCCAGGTCCCCCTGCAGTCCTGGCTCGGCGATGCCATGGCCGGTCCCACCCCGGTCTCCGCGCTGATCCACGCGGCCACCATGGTGACCGCGGGCGTCTACCTCATCGCCCGCTCCAGCGCGATCTACGACGCCTCGCACGGCGCGCGGATCGCGGTGGTGACCATCGGGACGGTCACCTTGCTCTTCGGCGCCATCATCGGTTGCGCCAAGGACGACATCAAGAAGGCCCTCGCGGCCTCGACGATGAGCCAGATCGGCTACATGTTCCTCGCCGCCGGGCTGGGTCCGGCCGGCTACGCCTTCGCGATAGCGCACCTGCTGGCGCACGGCTTCTTCAAGGCCGACATGTTCCTCGGCGCCGGCTCGGTGATGCACGGGATGGGCGACGAGACGGACATGCGGCGTTTCGGTGGCCTGCGAATACCCATGGCCCTGACCTTCTGGACCTTCGTCTGCGGCTGGCTGGCGATCATCGGGGTCCCGCCCTTCTCGGGGTTCTTCACCAAGGACAAGATCATCGAGGCAGGCCTCAACGACAGCTGGCTCGTGGGGCTGCTCGCGATGCTCGGCGCGGCCATCACCGCCTTCTACATGTCGCGACTGGTCTTCATGACGTTCTTCGGCGAGCGACGCTGGGAGTCCGACCGGCACCCCCACGAGTCGCCCGCCGTGATGATGGCCCCGGTCACCATCCTCGCGGCCGGATCCGTCGTCATCGGTGGCTTCCTGATCCTCAACAACCGCCTGGTCGACTGGCTCGCCCCGGTCGTGGGCACCCCGCCGGAGGGGACCGAGCGGCTGAGCCCCGCCGCGGTCAGCGTCATCACCCTCGTTCTCGTTGCCGGAGGGCTGTTCCTCGCCTGGCAGACCTACGGGGCCAAGCCGGTGCCGATCACCGCTCCGGCGGGCGGGGGGCTCACCCGCGCCGCGCGGCAGGACTTGTACGGCGACGCGTTCAACGAGGCCGTGTTCATGCGTCCCGGCCAGTACCTCACCCGTCTGCTCGTCTTCTTCGACAACCGCGTCGTCGACGGGGCGGTCAACGGCCTGGCGGCACTCATCGGCGGAATCTCCGGGCGGGTCAGACGCTTCCAGACCGGGTTCGTCCGCACCTATGCCCTGTCCATGTTCGCCGGCGCCGCGATCGTGGTCGCCGCCGTCGTGCTGGTGAGGATCTGACGTGAACGGCTTCCCGTGGCTCTCGGTCCTGGCGGTGGTCCCGCTGGTGGGCTCGATCCTCGTCGCCGCGCTGCCGACGTCCAAGCCGGTGCTCGCGAAGCAGGTCGCCCTCGCCTTCTCCCTCGTGACGCTGGGGCTCGCGGTCGCGATGTGCTTCGCCTACGACCCGCACGGCGCGACGTACCAGTTCGTGGAGAACCACACCTGGATCTCCTCACTCGGCGTCAGCTACACGGTCGGGGTCGACGGGATCGCGCTGGCGCTCATCGCGATGTCGGCGGTGCTCGTGCCCGTGGTCCTCATCGCCGCGTGGGACGACGTGGACGACGCTCGTCACGCCGTGAAGACGTACTTCGCCCTCCTGCTCGTCCTCGAGACCGCGATGGTGATGGTCTTCGCCTCGCTGGACCTCTTCTTGTTCTACGTGTTCTTCGAGGCGATGCTGCTGCCGGTCTACTTCCTGATCGGCATGTTCGGCGGCCCGCAACGCCAGTACGCCGCGGTGAAGTTCCTCCTGTACAGCCTGCTCGGGGGCCTGCTCATGCTGGCCGCGCTGGTCGGCCTGTACGTCGTCTCCGGGCACGGCGGGCACGGCGGGACCTTCGACTTCCGAGCGCTCACCGACCTGTCGATCAGCAGCTCGACCCAGAAGTGGCTGTTCCTCGGCTTCTTCGCCGCGTTCGCCATCAAGGCTCCGATGTGGCCGGTCCACACCTGGCTTCCGGACGCCGCCGCGGAGTCCACACCGGCCACCGCGGTGCTCCTCGTCGGGGTGCTCGACAAGGTCGGCACCTTCGGGATGATCCGCTACTGCCTGCAGCTGTTCCCCGATGCCTCCCGATGGTTCGCCCCCGGCGTCGCGGTGCTCAGCGTCATCGCGGTTCTCTACGGGGCGCTGCTCGCGGTCGGCCAGAGCGACATGATGCGGCTGATCGCCTACACCTCGGTCTCGCACTTCGGCTTCATCACCCTGGGTATCTTCGCCCTGACCACCCAGGGCCAGTCCGGCTCGACGCTCTACATGGTCAACCACGGCTTCTCGACCGCTGGCCTGTTCCTGCTGGCCGGCTTCATGATCAAGCGGAGAGGGTCGCGCCGGATCGCCGACTACGGGGGAGTGCAGCGGGTCGCGCCGATCCTGGCCGGCACCTTCCTCGTGGTCGGCCTGTCTGGCTTGGCCCTGCCTGGTCTGTCCAGCTTCGTCAGCGAGTTCCTCGTCCTGGTCGGTACCTTCGTGCGCTACCCGGTGGCCGGGGTCGCCGCGACGATCGGCATCGTGCTGGCCGCGCTGTACGTCCTCTGGTGGTACCAGCGGGCCGCGACCGGACCGGCGACCGAGGGCGTCAAGGGCTTCAAGGACCTGGGATGGCGTGAGTCGCTGGCGGTAGCGCCGGTCATCGCCATCATCGTCGCGCTCGGCTTCTTCCCGAAGCCCCTGCTCGACGTCATCAACCCCGCGGTCGCCAACACCTTGAAGCAGGTCCAGGTCAGCGACCCCCACCCGCACACACCCGTCGCGGCCGGATCCGAAGGGACGTCGAAGTGATCGGGCTGATGTCGGTGGAGTTCACCGCTCCCTCGATCGCCTACTCCGCGCTGTCCCCGATGCTCATCGTCTTCGGAGCGGCGGTCGCGGGGGTGCTCGTCGAGGCGCTCGTTCCGAAGGAGCGTCGCGGCGCGGTCCAGCTCGGCCTTGCACTCGTCGCCACAGTCGCTGCGTTCGTCGCGGTCTGCCTGAACCACGGCACGCGAGAGGTCGCGGTCGGCGGTTCCATCATCATCGACCCTCCCGCGCTGTTCATGCAGGGGACGATCCTGATCTTCGCCTTCCTCAGCCTGCTGCTCGTCGCGGAGCGGGGACTGGACCCCTCGGGTGACGCGTTCGCCCCGTCTGCCTCGACCGTGCCGGGCAGCTCCGAGGAGCGGCAGGCGGTCGCCGACCGGTTGCAGCAGACCGAGGTCTTCCCGCTGTTCATGTTCTCGGTCGCCGGGATGCTCATGTTCCCCGCGTCCGGTGACCTGATCAGCCTGTTCGTGGCTCTGGAGGTCCTCTCCCTCCCGCTGTACCTGCTGTGCGGGCTGGCCCGCCGTCGCCGTCTGCTCAGCCAGGAGGCGGCGCTGAAGTACTTCCTGCTCGGTGCGTTCGCGTCAGCCTTCTTCCTCTACGGCGCCTCGTTGTTGTACGGCTTCGCGGGTTCCACCTCCCTCTCCGACATCGCCGACGCGATCGGGAACACCTCGGGGCTCGACCCGTTGCTGCTCATCGGGACCGCGCTGGTCGCCGTGGGCGTGCTGTTCAAGGTC
This window encodes:
- the nuoF gene encoding NADH-quinone oxidoreductase subunit NuoF, whose product is MQLTPVLSAHWDEPDSWTLAAYRRHGGYEALRKALGMHPDEIIQLVKDSGLRGRGGAGFPTGMKWGFIPQGDGKPHYLVVNADESEPGTCKDMPLLMANPHALVEGVVIASYAIRARHAFIYVRGEVVHIVRRVQQAVADAQTAGFLGTDVLGSGYDLDITVHAGAGAYICGEETALLDSLEGRRGQPRLRPPFPAIAGLYASPTVVNNVESIASVPSIVANGAEWFKSMGTEKSAGYTLYSLSGHVQRPGQYEAPLGVTLRELLDLAGGVREGHELKFWTPGGSSTPLLTAAHLDVPLDYEAVAAAGSMLGTKALQIFDETTSVVRCVLRWTEFYKHESCGKCTPCREGTYWLVDVLRRLEAGQGHEGDIELLLDLCDNILGKAFCALGDGATSPITSAIEFFRDEFEAGMHTPAWELFPYEAATLFAGAHA
- a CDS encoding NADH-quinone oxidoreductase subunit G gives rise to the protein MTVTTTGGGVPVAAADLVTVTIDGIETSVPKGTLVIRAAEQIGLAIPRFCDHPLLDPVGACRQCLVEVEGQRKPLASCTTTVTDGMVVRTQLTSAAADKAQQGVMELLLINHPLDCPICDKGGECPLQNQAMSNGRGESRFDGPKRTFPKPLPISSQVLLDRERCISCARCTRFSAQIAGDPFIELLERGADQQVGTAEGAPFASYFSGNTVQICPVGALTGAAYRFRSRPFDLVSAHSVCEHCASGCALRTDHRRGVVLRRMAANDPDVNEEWNCDKGRWAFTYADEQYRLAAPLVRDESGSLVETSWPDALDVAARGLAAARDAGGVGLLPGGRVSLEDAYAWSKFARVVLGTNDVDFRARAHSAEEADFLAAHVAGRGVQLTYADLESAPLVLLVAFEPEEESPIVFLRLRKTVRQGRTRVASIAAYASRGLDKLSGQLLACTPGGEAHVLEALSGGSTGGGLDEAWAEVAEALRAPDAIVVAGERLAAVAGGLSALSRLARSTGARIAWMPRRAGERGAVEAGALPGLLPGGRPVADAQARVDAAAAWGVPALPSTPGRDTNAILRAAADGTLSGLVVGGVDPVDVPGDALAAIRAAGFVVSLELRTSAVTEIADVVLPVAPVAEKAGTFLDWEGRPRAFGPALDSSALSDAEVLSALADELGAPIGLGTVEAVRRELAELEPWEGERPTAPDLPAGDAAQPAAGEAVLATWRLLLDRGSLQEGEPHLAGTARTPVARLSPATASEIGAVDGAPLTVSSERGSVTVPLCVTSMPDRVVWLPAHSAGCSAQADLAAGAGTVVRIAPGSSA
- the nuoH gene encoding NADH-quinone oxidoreductase subunit NuoH, producing MSLTLAAAAPYAPPPFDDPWWISLIKVLGVFVLLVLLTLFTIWAERRVVGRMQNRIGPNRVGPEGLLQSLMDGIKLALKEQILPKAADNWVYVLAPLIATGTAFLAFGVIPLGPEVSMFGHETPLQVSDFPIAVLYVVAAASIGIYGIVLGGWSSGSTYPLLGGLRSSAQMISYEVAMGLSFVGVFLFAGTMSTSGIVAGQQHLWYCLTLVPSFAIYCMSMVGETNRAPFDLPEAEGELVGGFHTEYSSLTFALFFLAEYVNMVTVSAMATTLFLGGWRAPWPLSIWSGANSGWVPLIWFLAKVMVFLFVFIWLRGTLPRLRYDQFMRLGWKFLIPVSLLWILAVATLRAADNEGATRGQRMVIGVGLVAVFAILSIAWSLAAERRIRDEERAEDERRAERARNPRFKEHPTPPLPGESVREPVTVPAAGWPGDGHDDSDEETP
- the nuoI gene encoding NADH-quinone oxidoreductase subunit NuoI, yielding MSVPGRGFGVTFGTMFKHVVTEQYPEEKKETKPRFHGRHVLNRHPDGLEKCIGCELCAWACPADAIYVEGADNTDEPGGRFSPGERYARVYQINYLRCIFCGLCIEACPTRSLTMSNDFELADDSRAKLIYEKQDLLGPLLPGMLEAPHPMVPGTTAKDYYEGKVTQAVPEQAPALVAGEEAAS
- a CDS encoding NADH-quinone oxidoreductase subunit J: MSGLLAMSTVPGEIAFWILAIAAVFGALAMLWSRKAVHSALWLALTMISLAFMYILQDAVFLGIVQIVVYTGAVMMLFLFVLMLVGVDSSDSLVETLPHQRIAAVLVGLGFGLLLVIGLGHATLGSAEGLGPANEAQGGNVQGLAVLIFSRYVWVFEVTSALLIVAAVGAMVLAHRERLAVRVRQRELSEQRVRTGRPTPLAAPGVYARHNAVDTPGLLPDGSPSPESVPVVLSARPVRKPAALEGAGETLVAEAEGGES
- the nuoK gene encoding NADH-quinone oxidoreductase subunit NuoK, encoding MSPYAYLVVSALLFTIGGAGVLLRRNAIVVFMCVELMLNACNLSFVTFSRMRGNLDGQVFAFFTMLVAAAEVVVGLAIIVTIFRTRRSASVDDANLLKY
- the nuoL gene encoding NADH-quinone oxidoreductase subunit L, with protein sequence MSATGAFSLTWLLVALPLLGAAVLLLGGRRTDRFGHLLGCATVLVAFVIGCVEFAAMLGRSSGDRSVTQHLYTWIPVGTFHVDVGFTLDQLSMVFVLLITGVGSLIHIYSIGYMAHDPDRRRFFAYLNLFVASMLLLVLADSYLTLYVGWEGVGLASYLLIGFWNENPTYAAAAKKAFVVNRVGDMGLSIAIMVMFATFGTVSIAGVSAGASQATSGALLAMGLLLLLGACGKSAQVPLQSWLGDAMAGPTPVSALIHAATMVTAGVYLIARSSAIYDASHGARIAVVTIGTVTLLFGAIIGCAKDDIKKALAASTMSQIGYMFLAAGLGPAGYAFAIAHLLAHGFFKADMFLGAGSVMHGMGDETDMRRFGGLRIPMALTFWTFVCGWLAIIGVPPFSGFFTKDKIIEAGLNDSWLVGLLAMLGAAITAFYMSRLVFMTFFGERRWESDRHPHESPAVMMAPVTILAAGSVVIGGFLILNNRLVDWLAPVVGTPPEGTERLSPAAVSVITLVLVAGGLFLAWQTYGAKPVPITAPAGGGLTRAARQDLYGDAFNEAVFMRPGQYLTRLLVFFDNRVVDGAVNGLAALIGGISGRVRRFQTGFVRTYALSMFAGAAIVVAAVVLVRI
- a CDS encoding NADH-quinone oxidoreductase subunit M, which gives rise to MNGFPWLSVLAVVPLVGSILVAALPTSKPVLAKQVALAFSLVTLGLAVAMCFAYDPHGATYQFVENHTWISSLGVSYTVGVDGIALALIAMSAVLVPVVLIAAWDDVDDARHAVKTYFALLLVLETAMVMVFASLDLFLFYVFFEAMLLPVYFLIGMFGGPQRQYAAVKFLLYSLLGGLLMLAALVGLYVVSGHGGHGGTFDFRALTDLSISSSTQKWLFLGFFAAFAIKAPMWPVHTWLPDAAAESTPATAVLLVGVLDKVGTFGMIRYCLQLFPDASRWFAPGVAVLSVIAVLYGALLAVGQSDMMRLIAYTSVSHFGFITLGIFALTTQGQSGSTLYMVNHGFSTAGLFLLAGFMIKRRGSRRIADYGGVQRVAPILAGTFLVVGLSGLALPGLSSFVSEFLVLVGTFVRYPVAGVAATIGIVLAALYVLWWYQRAATGPATEGVKGFKDLGWRESLAVAPVIAIIVALGFFPKPLLDVINPAVANTLKQVQVSDPHPHTPVAAGSEGTSK